Proteins encoded by one window of Mycolicibacterium cosmeticum:
- the trhA gene encoding PAQR family membrane homeostasis protein TrhA — MTTPIDTTKPYRSAARVVPGYDEPGDLPAVVVDGVAQFLGRPRARGWIHVYSAVVAFIAGAALVSVSWSLQGTRAGLATLLYTFTIVAMFAVSGTYHRVTWKSANARKWMKRADHSMIFIFIAGSYTPFALLALPSEKGMVLFWIVWGGAIAGVLLKSFWPSAPRWVGVPLYILLGWVAAWFIGPIMDGAGVAAVVLLIVGGALYSIGGVLYGLKWPNPWPTTFGHHEFFHACTAVAAICHYIAMWFAVFSG; from the coding sequence ATGACGACCCCGATCGACACCACCAAGCCCTACCGCTCCGCGGCGCGCGTCGTGCCCGGCTACGACGAACCCGGAGACCTGCCCGCCGTCGTCGTCGACGGAGTGGCGCAGTTCCTCGGCAGGCCGCGGGCCCGGGGCTGGATCCACGTGTACTCCGCCGTGGTCGCGTTCATCGCGGGCGCGGCGCTGGTCTCGGTGTCCTGGTCGCTGCAGGGCACCCGGGCCGGGCTGGCCACCCTGCTCTACACCTTCACCATCGTCGCGATGTTCGCCGTCAGCGGCACCTATCACCGGGTGACGTGGAAATCGGCGAACGCCCGCAAATGGATGAAGCGGGCCGACCACTCGATGATCTTCATCTTCATCGCGGGCAGCTACACCCCGTTCGCGCTGCTGGCCCTGCCGTCGGAAAAGGGCATGGTGCTGTTCTGGATCGTCTGGGGCGGTGCGATCGCCGGGGTGCTGCTGAAGTCGTTCTGGCCGTCGGCGCCGCGCTGGGTCGGGGTGCCGCTGTACATCCTGTTGGGCTGGGTGGCGGCGTGGTTCATCGGCCCGATCATGGACGGTGCCGGGGTCGCCGCCGTGGTGCTGCTGATCGTCGGCGGTGCGCTGTACAGCATCGGCGGGGTGCTCTACGGGCTCAAATGGCCCAACCCGTGGCCGACGACGTTCGGGCACCACGAGTTCTTCCACGCCTGCACCGCGGTCGCGGCCATCTGCCACTACATCGCGATGTGGTTCGCCGTCTTCAGCGGGTAG
- a CDS encoding nuclear transport factor 2 family protein, with product MPSPEQITATVHRYLELVAGGAADEVAELYASDATVEDPVGGEVHIGRQAIRGFYANIENVKGKTEIHTLRALGHEAAFYWRLSLDFGNGTGMSIEIISVMTFDADAKITSMKAYWGPDNVTND from the coding sequence ATGCCCAGTCCCGAGCAGATCACCGCCACCGTCCACCGCTACCTCGAGCTGGTCGCCGGCGGCGCGGCCGACGAGGTCGCCGAGCTGTACGCCTCCGACGCCACCGTCGAGGACCCGGTCGGCGGCGAGGTGCACATCGGCCGGCAGGCCATCCGCGGCTTCTACGCCAACATCGAGAACGTCAAGGGCAAGACCGAGATCCACACCCTGCGCGCGCTCGGCCACGAGGCCGCCTTCTACTGGCGGCTGTCGTTGGATTTCGGCAACGGCACCGGGATGAGCATCGAGATCATCAGCGTCATGACCTTCGACGCGGACGCCAAGATCACGTCGATGAAGGCCTACTGGGGCCCGGACAACGTCACCAACGACTGA
- a CDS encoding thioredoxin domain-containing protein → MTPRGNTLGGATSPYLRQHADNPVHWQQWGAQALAEAAERDVPILLSVGYAACHWCHVMAHESFESADVAAVANAHFVCIKVDREERPDLDAVYMAATVGLTGQGGWPMTCFLTPDGRPFFAGTYYPKDAFLQLLSAVEQTWRERRDEVERASDGIAGELRAMAGGLPGGPALQPALCDDAVAAVLRDEDRRHGGFGRAPKFPPSALLEALLRHHERTGSGLDAVQRTCETMARGGIYDQLAGGFARYSVDDAWVVPHFEKMLYDNALLLRVYAHWARRTGNPLARKVADETARFIIDELGDGGMFASSLDADADGAEGSTYVWTPAQLRDVLGDDDGAWAASLFGVTEAGTFEHGTSVLQLRADPDDPVRFAGVREALLAARARRVQPGRDAKIVTAWNGLAITALAEAAVALGRPGYLDAATECARALLGLHLVDGRLRRASLGGTVGDSAGILEDYAALATGLLTLYQLGGDWLPEASALLDTALDHFADADGRWFDTADDAEALVLRPADPLDGATPSGAALVTEALQLAAHLTSEQRYATAAAASLAAATSILDRAARSGGHWLAVAEAAVRGPLQIAVACDPNDSELLTAARALAPGGAIVVGGRADSTELLAGRDRVGGRDAAYVCRGRVCDLPVTTAQDLAAALSRAV, encoded by the coding sequence ATGACCCCAAGGGGTAACACCCTGGGCGGGGCGACCAGCCCGTACCTGCGCCAGCACGCCGACAACCCGGTGCACTGGCAACAGTGGGGTGCGCAGGCACTGGCCGAAGCGGCCGAACGCGACGTCCCGATCCTGCTGTCCGTCGGGTACGCGGCCTGCCACTGGTGCCATGTGATGGCGCACGAATCCTTCGAGTCCGCCGACGTCGCCGCGGTGGCCAACGCGCACTTCGTGTGCATCAAGGTCGACCGCGAGGAACGGCCCGACCTGGACGCCGTGTACATGGCCGCGACCGTCGGCCTGACCGGGCAGGGCGGCTGGCCGATGACGTGCTTCCTCACCCCGGACGGCCGGCCGTTCTTCGCGGGCACCTATTACCCGAAAGACGCCTTCCTGCAACTGCTCTCGGCCGTCGAGCAGACCTGGCGGGAGCGTCGCGACGAGGTGGAACGGGCATCGGACGGGATCGCCGGTGAACTGCGCGCCATGGCGGGTGGACTGCCCGGCGGGCCGGCACTGCAACCCGCGTTGTGCGACGACGCGGTGGCCGCGGTGCTGCGCGACGAGGACCGCCGGCACGGCGGCTTCGGCCGGGCGCCGAAATTTCCGCCGTCGGCGCTGCTGGAGGCGCTGTTGCGACACCACGAGCGCACCGGGTCCGGACTGGATGCCGTGCAGCGCACCTGCGAAACGATGGCCCGCGGTGGCATCTACGACCAGTTGGCCGGCGGCTTCGCCCGCTACAGCGTCGACGACGCCTGGGTGGTCCCGCATTTCGAGAAGATGCTGTACGACAACGCATTACTGCTGCGGGTGTACGCACATTGGGCGAGGCGGACCGGAAATCCGTTGGCGCGCAAGGTTGCCGACGAGACGGCCCGGTTCATCATCGACGAGCTGGGCGACGGCGGGATGTTCGCCTCGTCCCTGGATGCCGACGCCGACGGGGCCGAGGGGTCGACCTACGTGTGGACACCGGCGCAGCTGCGCGACGTGCTCGGTGACGACGACGGCGCCTGGGCCGCTTCGCTTTTCGGTGTGACCGAGGCGGGCACCTTCGAACACGGAACCTCGGTGCTACAGCTGCGTGCCGACCCGGATGACCCAGTGCGGTTCGCCGGGGTGCGCGAGGCCCTGCTGGCGGCGCGGGCCCGGCGGGTCCAGCCGGGCCGCGACGCGAAGATCGTCACGGCGTGGAACGGGCTGGCCATCACCGCGCTCGCCGAGGCCGCCGTCGCGCTGGGCCGCCCCGGCTACCTGGACGCGGCAACGGAATGCGCCCGCGCGCTGCTGGGCCTGCATCTGGTGGACGGCCGGCTGCGCCGGGCCAGCCTGGGCGGGACCGTCGGGGACAGTGCCGGGATCCTGGAGGACTACGCCGCGCTGGCCACCGGGCTGCTGACGCTGTACCAGCTCGGTGGTGACTGGTTGCCCGAGGCGAGCGCCCTGCTGGACACCGCACTGGACCACTTCGCCGACGCGGACGGGCGCTGGTTCGACACCGCCGACGACGCCGAGGCGTTGGTGCTGCGCCCCGCCGACCCGTTGGACGGCGCGACCCCGTCCGGTGCGGCGCTGGTCACCGAGGCGTTGCAGCTGGCCGCGCACCTGACCTCCGAGCAGCGCTACGCGACGGCCGCCGCGGCCTCCCTGGCGGCGGCCACGTCCATCCTGGACAGGGCCGCCCGCTCCGGCGGGCACTGGCTGGCCGTCGCCGAGGCCGCGGTGCGCGGACCCCTCCAGATCGCCGTCGCCTGCGACCCGAACGACTCCGAACTGCTCACCGCGGCACGGGCATTGGCGCCCGGCGGGGCCATCGTGGTGGGCGGTCGCGCCGACAGCACCGAACTGCTGGCCGGGCGGGACCGCGTCGGTGGGCGCGACGCCGCGTACGTGTGCCGGGGCCGGGTGTGCGACCTGCCGGTGACGACGGCGCAGGATCTGGCCGCGGCGCTGAGCCGGGCCGTGTAG
- the mca gene encoding mycothiol conjugate amidase Mca has protein sequence MTELRLMAVHAHPDDESSKGAATTAKYAAEGVRVMVVTLTGGERGDILNPAMDLPEVHGRIAEVRRDEMAKAAEILGVEHHWLGFVDSGLPEGDPLPPLPEGCFALVPLAEPVERLVRVIREFRPHVLTTYDENGGYPHPDHIRCHEVSVAAYEAAADYLRFPDAGEPWAVSKLYYNHGFLRRRMQMLQDEFTKHGRTGPFTKWLEHWDPEFDVFEGRVTTRVECAEYFSQRDDALRAHATQIDPNGDFFHAPIEWQQRLWPTEEFELARSRVPVQLPETDLFAGIEP, from the coding sequence ATGACTGAACTGCGATTGATGGCGGTACACGCCCACCCAGACGACGAGTCCAGCAAGGGCGCGGCGACCACCGCGAAGTACGCGGCCGAAGGGGTCCGCGTCATGGTGGTCACGCTGACCGGCGGCGAGCGCGGCGACATCCTCAACCCGGCCATGGACCTGCCCGAGGTGCACGGCCGGATCGCCGAGGTGCGCCGCGACGAGATGGCCAAGGCCGCGGAGATCCTCGGGGTCGAACATCACTGGCTGGGCTTCGTGGACTCCGGCCTGCCCGAGGGTGACCCCCTGCCGCCGCTGCCCGAGGGGTGCTTCGCCCTGGTGCCGCTGGCCGAACCCGTCGAGCGGCTGGTGCGGGTGATCCGCGAGTTCCGGCCGCACGTGCTGACCACCTACGACGAGAACGGCGGGTATCCGCACCCCGACCACATCCGGTGCCACGAGGTCAGCGTCGCCGCCTACGAGGCCGCCGCCGACTACCTGCGGTTCCCGGACGCGGGCGAGCCGTGGGCGGTGTCCAAGCTGTACTACAACCACGGCTTCCTGCGGCGGCGCATGCAGATGCTGCAGGACGAGTTCACCAAGCACGGCCGCACCGGCCCCTTCACCAAGTGGCTGGAGCACTGGGACCCGGAGTTCGACGTGTTCGAGGGCCGGGTCACCACCCGGGTGGAGTGCGCCGAGTACTTCTCCCAGCGGGACGACGCCCTGCGCGCCCACGCCACCCAGATCGACCCGAACGGGGATTTCTTCCACGCCCCGATCGAGTGGCAGCAGCGGCTGTGGCCGACCGAGGAGTTCGAACTGGCCCGCTCCCGCGTGCCGGTGCAACTGCCCGAGACCGACCTCTTCGCGGGAATCGAACCATGA
- a CDS encoding DUF4307 domain-containing protein, with the protein MTIDRPAARYGRQRLSRSTRRRVAIGLTALIVLAGVALAFVAFNRLGSGDVKGELGAYRLVDDRTVAVTITVTRADPARPVVCIVRARSKDGGEVGRREILVPPSTETSVQVTTEVKTTKPPVVGDIYGCGTDVPGYLKAP; encoded by the coding sequence TTGACCATCGACCGTCCCGCCGCCCGCTACGGGCGTCAGCGATTGTCTCGCAGCACCCGGCGCCGGGTGGCGATCGGGCTCACCGCACTGATCGTGCTGGCCGGCGTCGCGCTGGCGTTCGTGGCCTTCAACCGGCTGGGCAGCGGTGACGTCAAGGGTGAACTGGGCGCATACCGGCTGGTCGACGACCGGACGGTGGCGGTCACCATCACGGTGACACGCGCCGACCCGGCGCGCCCGGTGGTGTGCATCGTGCGGGCGCGCTCGAAGGACGGCGGCGAGGTGGGCCGCCGGGAAATCCTGGTGCCACCGTCGACCGAGACGTCGGTGCAGGTGACCACCGAGGTGAAGACGACGAAGCCGCCCGTCGTCGGCGATATCTACGGCTGCGGCACCGACGTGCCGGGGTATCTCAAGGCGCCCTGA
- the greA gene encoding transcription elongation factor GreA → MTDTQVTWLTQEAHDRLKAELDQLIANRPVIAAEINDRREEGDLRENGGYHAAREEQGQQEARIRQLQELLNSAKVGEAPKQSGVALPGSVVKVYYDGDKSDTETFLIATRQEGVSDGKLEVYSPNSPLGGALIDAKVGETRSYTVPNGSTVEVTLVSAEPYHP, encoded by the coding sequence ATGACCGATACCCAGGTCACCTGGCTGACCCAGGAAGCACACGACCGGTTGAAGGCGGAGCTGGACCAGCTGATCGCCAACCGGCCGGTGATCGCCGCCGAGATCAACGACCGCCGTGAAGAGGGCGACCTGCGGGAGAACGGCGGCTACCACGCCGCGCGCGAGGAGCAGGGCCAGCAGGAGGCGCGCATCCGCCAGCTGCAGGAACTGCTGAACAGCGCCAAGGTCGGCGAGGCCCCCAAGCAGTCCGGCGTCGCGCTGCCCGGTTCGGTGGTCAAGGTCTACTACGACGGCGACAAGAGCGATACCGAGACCTTCCTGATCGCCACCCGCCAGGAGGGCGTCAGCGACGGCAAGCTCGAGGTCTACTCCCCCAACTCGCCGCTCGGCGGCGCGCTGATCGACGCCAAGGTGGGCGAGACCCGCAGCTACACCGTGCCCAACGGCAGCACCGTCGAGGTCACCCTCGTCAGCGCGGAGCCGTACCACCCCTGA
- a CDS encoding GOLPH3/VPS74 family protein: protein MAQIAEDLFLLLLDNSSGLPALERQRSRRVLGAAVLLDLAHACRVRPVVDGEPVPSGHLVALTGTTPLDPVSGPAFTALARRPLRPAAALTKLGKHTEGLLVEHLERAGQLRRVPQGKTTLLPLLRRDRVDPARGALLAALFDRQPPPPPTAAIISLLHAVDGLGALLSLNDRGWRWVHARAGEIALGSWVDEQPTGLAEVNLAVTASALRPALAG, encoded by the coding sequence ATGGCCCAGATCGCCGAGGACCTGTTTCTGTTACTGCTCGACAACTCATCGGGGCTACCCGCTCTGGAGCGCCAGCGCAGCCGTCGCGTGCTCGGCGCGGCGGTGCTGCTCGATCTGGCTCATGCCTGCCGGGTCCGTCCGGTCGTGGACGGCGAGCCCGTGCCGTCCGGTCACCTGGTGGCGTTGACCGGTACCACCCCGCTGGACCCGGTCAGCGGCCCCGCCTTCACCGCGCTGGCCCGCAGGCCGCTGCGGCCGGCGGCCGCGCTGACCAAACTGGGTAAGCACACCGAGGGCCTACTGGTGGAACACCTGGAGCGGGCCGGCCAACTGCGGCGGGTGCCCCAGGGCAAGACCACGCTGTTGCCGCTGCTGCGCCGGGATCGGGTGGATCCGGCGCGCGGCGCGCTGCTGGCGGCGTTGTTCGACCGGCAGCCACCACCGCCGCCGACCGCGGCGATCATCTCGCTGCTGCACGCAGTGGACGGACTGGGCGCGCTGCTCAGCCTGAATGACCGCGGCTGGCGCTGGGTGCACGCCCGGGCCGGCGAGATCGCGCTGGGCAGTTGGGTCGACGAACAGCCGACCGGACTGGCCGAGGTCAACCTGGCGGTGACGGCGTCGGCGCTGCGGCCGGCGCTGGCCGGCTGA
- a CDS encoding cystathionine gamma-synthase — protein MSEQRSAKDAHRWQGLATRAIHAGFRPDAATGAVNAPIYASSTFAQDGVGGLRGGFEYARTGNPTRAALEASLAAVEQADYGRAFSSGMAATDCALRAVLRPGDHVVIPDDAYGGTFRLIDKVFTHWGISHTPVPLSDVDAVAAAITPQTKLVWVETPTNPLLNIADIAALAEVARERKVKLLVDNTFASPALQQPLTLGADIVLHSTTKYIGGHSDVVGGALLTNDEELDTAFAFLQNGAGAVPGPFDAYLTMRGLKTLVLRMQRHSENAAKVAEFLAEHPAVGTVLYPGLAGHPGHAVAAKQMTGFGGMVSVRLKGGRPAAHELCARTEIFILAESLGGVESLIEHPGAMTHASTAGSQLEVPDDLVRLSVGIEESADLIGDLEQALG, from the coding sequence ATGAGCGAGCAGCGTTCGGCGAAAGATGCACACCGTTGGCAGGGATTGGCGACCAGGGCGATCCACGCCGGGTTCCGGCCGGACGCCGCCACCGGCGCGGTCAACGCACCCATCTATGCCAGCTCCACGTTCGCCCAGGACGGCGTCGGCGGCCTGCGCGGCGGTTTCGAGTACGCCCGCACCGGCAATCCCACCCGGGCCGCGCTGGAGGCCTCGCTGGCCGCCGTCGAGCAGGCGGACTACGGGCGCGCGTTCAGCTCCGGGATGGCCGCCACCGACTGCGCACTGCGCGCCGTGCTGCGCCCGGGCGACCACGTCGTCATCCCCGACGACGCCTACGGCGGCACTTTCCGGTTGATCGACAAGGTGTTCACGCACTGGGGCATCAGCCACACGCCCGTCCCGCTGTCCGACGTGGACGCGGTCGCCGCGGCGATCACCCCGCAGACGAAGCTGGTCTGGGTCGAGACGCCCACCAACCCGCTGCTCAATATCGCCGACATCGCCGCGCTGGCCGAGGTGGCCCGCGAACGCAAGGTGAAACTGTTGGTGGACAACACCTTTGCCTCGCCGGCGCTGCAGCAGCCGCTCACCCTCGGTGCCGACATCGTGCTGCATTCGACCACCAAGTACATCGGCGGGCACTCCGATGTGGTCGGTGGTGCCCTGCTGACCAACGACGAGGAACTCGACACCGCCTTCGCGTTCCTGCAGAACGGCGCGGGGGCGGTGCCGGGCCCGTTCGACGCCTACCTGACCATGCGGGGCCTCAAGACCCTGGTGCTGCGCATGCAGCGGCACAGCGAGAACGCCGCGAAGGTCGCCGAATTCCTGGCCGAGCATCCCGCCGTCGGCACGGTGCTGTATCCGGGGCTGGCCGGCCACCCCGGGCACGCCGTCGCGGCCAAGCAGATGACCGGGTTCGGCGGCATGGTGTCGGTCCGGCTCAAGGGTGGCCGGCCCGCCGCGCACGAATTGTGCGCGCGCACCGAGATTTTCATTCTCGCCGAGTCGTTGGGCGGGGTGGAGTCACTGATCGAGCATCCCGGCGCCATGACGCACGCGTCGACGGCCGGGTCGCAGCTGGAGGTGCCCGACGATCTGGTCCGGCTGTCGGTCGGGATCGAGGAATCCGCCGACCTGATCGGCGACCTGGAGCAGGCGCTCGGCTGA
- a CDS encoding DUF2189 domain-containing protein, with product MTQPPPPPGNYPPPGGYPPPENVPPAGGYPPPPPPGGYPPPPGPGAYPPPPGNYPPPQGNYPPPPPPQGGYAPPPPPGYPAGPGFGGPGQGFNVGEAFSWAWNKFSKNAGALIVPTLVYALIIGVLGGIVYGLAFALAPSGVTTYDSYDSGFSYEYSAGFGVASFVVIALGGIVFLVLLAAISSAYIGGVLDIANGVPVSAGSFFKPRQIGPVIVATLLVGIATAIGSVLCYIPGLIVSIFAFFTTVALLDRNLSAIDAIKASIDIAKKNFVQVLIVWLLFSVILAVGSFLCYVGLLVAAPVAILFEVYAFRKLTGGPVAALTP from the coding sequence ATGACTCAGCCACCACCGCCGCCGGGCAACTATCCGCCGCCCGGTGGCTACCCGCCGCCGGAGAACGTCCCGCCCGCCGGCGGCTACCCGCCGCCGCCCCCGCCCGGTGGCTACCCGCCGCCGCCCGGCCCCGGTGCCTACCCGCCGCCTCCCGGCAACTACCCGCCGCCGCAAGGGAATTACCCGCCGCCGCCACCGCCGCAGGGCGGTTACGCGCCGCCGCCGCCGCCGGGATACCCGGCCGGCCCCGGCTTCGGCGGCCCCGGCCAGGGCTTCAACGTCGGTGAGGCGTTCTCCTGGGCGTGGAACAAGTTCAGCAAGAACGCCGGCGCGCTGATCGTGCCGACGCTGGTGTACGCGCTGATCATCGGTGTGCTCGGTGGCATCGTCTACGGCCTGGCGTTCGCACTGGCGCCCAGCGGAGTGACCACCTACGACTCCTACGACAGCGGCTTCAGCTACGAGTACAGCGCCGGGTTCGGCGTCGCCAGCTTCGTCGTGATCGCGCTGGGCGGCATCGTCTTCCTGGTGCTGCTGGCGGCCATCTCGTCGGCCTACATCGGCGGCGTGCTGGACATCGCCAATGGTGTTCCGGTGAGCGCAGGTTCGTTCTTCAAGCCACGCCAGATCGGCCCCGTCATCGTCGCCACCCTGCTGGTCGGTATCGCAACGGCGATCGGCAGTGTGCTGTGCTACATCCCCGGTCTGATCGTGTCGATCTTCGCCTTCTTCACCACCGTCGCCTTGCTGGACCGCAACCTGTCGGCCATCGACGCGATCAAGGCGAGCATCGACATTGCGAAGAAGAACTTCGTCCAGGTGTTGATCGTCTGGCTGCTGTTCTCGGTGATCCTCGCCGTCGGCTCGTTCCTCTGCTACGTCGGCCTGTTGGTGGCCGCACCGGTGGCGATCCTCTTCGAGGTGTACGCCTTCCGCAAGCTCACCGGCGGACCGGTTGCCGCGCTGACGCCGTAA